In Candidatus Neomarinimicrobiota bacterium, one DNA window encodes the following:
- the maf gene encoding septum formation inhibitor Maf, which yields MIDLNNQKFILASSSPRRLKLLQQIGINPEVIHPVVKEAEVKTRNAVDRVVALSQLKANAVADKVDEGIIIGADSAVVIDNKILGKPSNSEEARSMLQALSGKLHKVVTAFCLRNASNGQTVTELEETSVIFRELTEEEIHAYILKEKPFDKAGSYGIQDSGALFVDRIEGCYNNIVGFPLTRFYKTITDPQTFEKLELS from the coding sequence ATGATCGATTTGAACAATCAGAAGTTTATTCTCGCTTCTTCATCCCCGCGCCGATTAAAACTTCTTCAACAGATTGGAATAAACCCCGAGGTTATTCATCCGGTCGTGAAGGAAGCCGAAGTTAAAACCCGAAACGCCGTTGACAGGGTTGTGGCTTTATCTCAACTAAAGGCTAACGCCGTTGCTGACAAGGTGGACGAGGGAATTATCATTGGGGCGGACAGTGCTGTAGTTATCGATAACAAAATCCTCGGTAAGCCGTCAAATTCAGAGGAAGCTCGATCGATGCTCCAGGCCCTCAGCGGTAAGCTGCATAAGGTAGTAACAGCTTTTTGTTTACGAAATGCCTCAAACGGGCAAACTGTCACCGAATTGGAAGAGACCAGCGTAATATTCAGGGAGTTGACCGAAGAAGAAATTCATGCCTACATCTTAAAAGAGAAGCCGTTCGATAAAGCCGGCTCTTACGGAATTCAGGATTCCGGCGCTCTCTTTGTCGACAGGATAGAGGGTTGCTATAACAATATAGTCGGGTTCCCGCTTACACGGTTTTACAAAACAATCACCGATCCGCAGACATTTGAAAAATTAGAGCTGAGCTGA
- a CDS encoding helix-turn-helix domain-containing protein: protein MANFYEELRESRLARGISIEDISNVTKINPLYLNGIETGEYDLLPEPYIVLFIKAYAKEIGIDPDDAARRYRLFRSAEQLPKEKRRARRELADGTPTPEKAPAFKSANKMFWLGGGALFLIVLLSVKFCSIEDPESFTAGSESDAPNGLTTGESEAELPLLDSLGASASADSDSVSVDLADDFKPPMISLRIISMDSSRVRVVVIPDDGDPDDITFQMLGEEQIWKAYEQFSLRISKTRAVAIYLDDKLLDYLGPANTWVSRAIINRDGIDPEQTILRTRN, encoded by the coding sequence ATGGCAAATTTCTACGAGGAACTACGAGAGAGCAGACTAGCTCGTGGTATCTCCATTGAAGATATTTCGAACGTTACCAAAATCAATCCCCTATACCTGAATGGAATAGAAACAGGAGAATATGACTTATTACCCGAACCGTATATAGTATTATTCATCAAAGCTTATGCAAAAGAAATTGGAATCGATCCCGATGACGCAGCCCGGAGATATAGACTGTTCAGATCTGCTGAACAACTGCCGAAAGAAAAACGTAGAGCAAGGAGAGAGCTCGCCGATGGGACACCTACTCCGGAAAAAGCTCCAGCCTTCAAATCTGCGAATAAAATGTTCTGGCTCGGCGGCGGAGCACTTTTTCTTATTGTTCTTTTATCGGTAAAGTTCTGTTCGATTGAGGACCCTGAATCATTTACTGCAGGAAGTGAAAGTGACGCGCCGAACGGCCTCACAACGGGTGAAAGTGAAGCTGAACTACCATTGTTGGATTCTTTGGGCGCTTCTGCTTCAGCCGATTCGGACTCTGTCAGCGTAGATTTAGCGGACGACTTCAAACCGCCTATGATCTCTCTGCGTATCATATCAATGGATAGTTCCCGGGTGCGTGTAGTCGTTATCCCCGATGACGGCGATCCCGACGACATCACATTTCAAATGTTGGGAGAGGAACAAATATGGAAAGCGTATGAACAATTTTCTCTTCGAATAAGTAAAACAAGGGCTGTTGCCATATACCTTGATGATAAGCTCCTCGACTATCTCGGACCTGCGAATACCTGGGTAAGCAGGGCAATTATAAATCGCGATGGAATTGATCCGGAACAAACCATATTACGCACCAGGAATTAA
- the gap gene encoding type I glyceraldehyde-3-phosphate dehydrogenase — protein sequence MAIKVGISGFGRIGRSVLRAAKLIRKADFDFVAINDLADPAKLCTVLKYDSVHGKYQGEVSISDGNLLVDGDEIIMLSQKNPADLRWGEFDTDFVIESTGLFRQREELEGHLNAGAKKVILTVPPKDEIDATIVLGVNDDTLTGEERIVSNASCTTNCAATVTKVIHEAFNIEKGFLSTIHAYTMDQKLLDYPHKDMRRARAASLSIIPTSTGAAKTLGVVLPDLQGKIDGMSFRVPIPDGSIVDLIFVIEKSTTVNEINEIMKEASENSMKGLIQYTEDPIVSVDIKGNVHSAIFDAELTRAMDANFIKVSAWYDNEMGYACRVVDLITKMHDLSGGGS from the coding sequence ATGGCGATAAAAGTTGGAATAAGCGGATTTGGGAGGATCGGTCGTTCCGTATTGAGGGCGGCTAAACTGATTCGGAAGGCGGACTTTGATTTTGTGGCGATAAATGATCTCGCAGATCCGGCTAAACTGTGCACGGTTCTCAAGTATGATTCGGTTCATGGAAAGTATCAGGGTGAAGTGAGTATCTCGGATGGAAATCTTTTAGTTGACGGAGATGAAATAATAATGCTCTCGCAGAAAAATCCTGCCGACCTTCGATGGGGAGAATTCGACACCGACTTTGTTATAGAATCGACGGGATTGTTCAGGCAGAGAGAAGAATTGGAGGGTCACCTTAATGCCGGAGCGAAGAAAGTCATTCTCACTGTGCCTCCAAAAGATGAAATTGACGCAACGATCGTGCTCGGCGTGAATGATGACACGCTGACTGGAGAAGAGAGGATCGTATCGAACGCATCATGCACCACGAACTGTGCCGCAACGGTGACGAAGGTGATTCATGAGGCATTCAACATCGAAAAGGGTTTTCTGAGTACTATTCACGCCTATACGATGGACCAAAAACTGCTCGACTACCCCCACAAGGATATGAGGCGGGCGCGGGCGGCATCACTCTCTATTATACCGACTTCTACCGGGGCTGCGAAGACTTTAGGAGTCGTATTACCGGATCTTCAGGGGAAGATCGACGGAATGTCATTCAGAGTGCCGATTCCGGACGGCTCGATAGTTGACCTGATATTTGTAATCGAAAAATCTACTACCGTGAACGAGATAAATGAGATAATGAAGGAAGCTTCGGAAAACAGTATGAAAGGTTTAATTCAATATACGGAGGATCCCATAGTATCTGTCGATATTAAGGGAAATGTTCACTCTGCTATATTCGATGCTGAACTAACGAGAGCTATGGATGCGAACTTTATTAAAGTATCGGCTTGGTACGATAATGAAATGGGCTATGCTTGCAGGGTGGTTGACCTGATAACGAAGATGCACGATCTTTCGGGCGGAGGCTCTTAA